One genomic region from Podarcis raffonei isolate rPodRaf1 chromosome 16, rPodRaf1.pri, whole genome shotgun sequence encodes:
- the CABP1 gene encoding calcium-binding protein 1 isoform X8 translates to MVLAQNCAVMHNILGPACIFLRKGFAENRQPDRELRPEEIDELREAFKEFDKDRDGYINCRDLGNCMRTMGYMPTEMELIELSQQINMNQGGHVDFDDFVELMGPKLLAETADMIGVKELRDAFREFDTNGDGEISTNELREAMKKLLGQQVGHRDIEDIIRDVDLNGDGRVDFEEFVRMMSR, encoded by the exons ATGGTGCTGGCCCAGAACTGCGCTGTGATGCACAACATCCTGGGGCCGGCGTGTATCTTCCTCAGGAAGGGATTCGCAGAGAACAGGCAGCCA GACAGAGAGCTACGGCCGGAAGAAATAGATG AACTGAGAGAAGCCTTCAAGGAGTTTGATAAGGACAGGGATGGCTACATCAACTGCCGAGACCTGGGCAACTGCATGCGCACCATGGGCTACATGCCAACGGAAATGGAACTCATTGAGCTCTCTCAGCAGATCAACATGAACC AGGGCGGCCACGTAGATTTTGATGACTTTGTGGAACTGATGGGACCAAAGCTTCTGGCAGAGACGGCAGACATGATTGGGGTCAAGGAGCTACGCGATGCCTTCAGGGAG TTCGATACAAACGGTGATGGAGAGATCAGCACCAATGAACTACGAGAAGCAATGAAGAAGCTGCTTGGGCAGCAAGTGGGGCACCGGGACATAGAAGATATAATAAGGGACGTCGACCTGAATGGAGACGGACGAGTGGATTTTGAag AGTTTGTCAGGATGATGTCCCGCTGA
- the CABP1 gene encoding calcium-binding protein 1 isoform X5: MRIHHEDKTCYTAVQTSEEGSTAGEYQGPLMVLAQNCAVMHNILGPACIFLRKGFAENRQPDRELRPEEIDELREAFKEFDKDRDGYINCRDLGNCMRTMGYMPTEMELIELSQQINMNQGGHVDFDDFVELMGPKLLAETADMIGVKELRDAFREFDTNGDGEISTNELREAMKKLLGQQVGHRDIEDIIRDVDLNGDGRVDFEEFVRMMSR; encoded by the exons ATGAGG ATCCACCATGAGGACAAGACATGCTATACAGCTGTCCAGACGAGCGAGGAGGGGTCAACAGCCGGGGAGTACCAAGGCCCACTCATGGTGCTGGCCCAGAACTGCGCTGTGATGCACAACATCCTGGGGCCGGCGTGTATCTTCCTCAGGAAGGGATTCGCAGAGAACAGGCAGCCA GACAGAGAGCTACGGCCGGAAGAAATAGATG AACTGAGAGAAGCCTTCAAGGAGTTTGATAAGGACAGGGATGGCTACATCAACTGCCGAGACCTGGGCAACTGCATGCGCACCATGGGCTACATGCCAACGGAAATGGAACTCATTGAGCTCTCTCAGCAGATCAACATGAACC AGGGCGGCCACGTAGATTTTGATGACTTTGTGGAACTGATGGGACCAAAGCTTCTGGCAGAGACGGCAGACATGATTGGGGTCAAGGAGCTACGCGATGCCTTCAGGGAG TTCGATACAAACGGTGATGGAGAGATCAGCACCAATGAACTACGAGAAGCAATGAAGAAGCTGCTTGGGCAGCAAGTGGGGCACCGGGACATAGAAGATATAATAAGGGACGTCGACCTGAATGGAGACGGACGAGTGGATTTTGAag AGTTTGTCAGGATGATGTCCCGCTGA
- the CABP1 gene encoding calcium-binding protein 1 isoform X4 translates to MGNCVKSPLRNLSKKIHHEDKTCYTAVQTSEEGSTAGEYQGPLMVLAQNCAVMHNILGPACIFLRKGFAENRQPDRELRPEEIDELREAFKEFDKDRDGYINCRDLGNCMRTMGYMPTEMELIELSQQINMNQGGHVDFDDFVELMGPKLLAETADMIGVKELRDAFREFDTNGDGEISTNELREAMKKLLGQQVGHRDIEDIIRDVDLNGDGRVDFEEFVRMMSR, encoded by the exons ATGGGCAACTGTGTGAAGTCTCCACTGAGAAACCTCTCAAAAAAG ATCCACCATGAGGACAAGACATGCTATACAGCTGTCCAGACGAGCGAGGAGGGGTCAACAGCCGGGGAGTACCAAGGCCCACTCATGGTGCTGGCCCAGAACTGCGCTGTGATGCACAACATCCTGGGGCCGGCGTGTATCTTCCTCAGGAAGGGATTCGCAGAGAACAGGCAGCCA GACAGAGAGCTACGGCCGGAAGAAATAGATG AACTGAGAGAAGCCTTCAAGGAGTTTGATAAGGACAGGGATGGCTACATCAACTGCCGAGACCTGGGCAACTGCATGCGCACCATGGGCTACATGCCAACGGAAATGGAACTCATTGAGCTCTCTCAGCAGATCAACATGAACC AGGGCGGCCACGTAGATTTTGATGACTTTGTGGAACTGATGGGACCAAAGCTTCTGGCAGAGACGGCAGACATGATTGGGGTCAAGGAGCTACGCGATGCCTTCAGGGAG TTCGATACAAACGGTGATGGAGAGATCAGCACCAATGAACTACGAGAAGCAATGAAGAAGCTGCTTGGGCAGCAAGTGGGGCACCGGGACATAGAAGATATAATAAGGGACGTCGACCTGAATGGAGACGGACGAGTGGATTTTGAag AGTTTGTCAGGATGATGTCCCGCTGA
- the CABP1 gene encoding calcium-binding protein 1 isoform X7 — protein MTKSSMMKHCGKNGQDRELRPEEIDELREAFKEFDKDRDGYINCRDLGNCMRTMGYMPTEMELIELSQQINMNQGGHVDFDDFVELMGPKLLAETADMIGVKELRDAFREFDTNGDGEISTNELREAMKKLLGQQVGHRDIEDIIRDVDLNGDGRVDFEEFVRMMSR, from the exons GACAGAGAGCTACGGCCGGAAGAAATAGATG AACTGAGAGAAGCCTTCAAGGAGTTTGATAAGGACAGGGATGGCTACATCAACTGCCGAGACCTGGGCAACTGCATGCGCACCATGGGCTACATGCCAACGGAAATGGAACTCATTGAGCTCTCTCAGCAGATCAACATGAACC AGGGCGGCCACGTAGATTTTGATGACTTTGTGGAACTGATGGGACCAAAGCTTCTGGCAGAGACGGCAGACATGATTGGGGTCAAGGAGCTACGCGATGCCTTCAGGGAG TTCGATACAAACGGTGATGGAGAGATCAGCACCAATGAACTACGAGAAGCAATGAAGAAGCTGCTTGGGCAGCAAGTGGGGCACCGGGACATAGAAGATATAATAAGGGACGTCGACCTGAATGGAGACGGACGAGTGGATTTTGAag AGTTTGTCAGGATGATGTCCCGCTGA
- the CABP1 gene encoding calcium-binding protein 1 isoform X6, with the protein MGNCVKSPLRNLSKKDRELRPEEIDELREAFKEFDKDRDGYINCRDLGNCMRTMGYMPTEMELIELSQQINMNQGGHVDFDDFVELMGPKLLAETADMIGVKELRDAFREFDTNGDGEISTNELREAMKKLLGQQVGHRDIEDIIRDVDLNGDGRVDFEEFVRMMSR; encoded by the exons ATGGGCAACTGTGTGAAGTCTCCACTGAGAAACCTCTCAAAAAAG GACAGAGAGCTACGGCCGGAAGAAATAGATG AACTGAGAGAAGCCTTCAAGGAGTTTGATAAGGACAGGGATGGCTACATCAACTGCCGAGACCTGGGCAACTGCATGCGCACCATGGGCTACATGCCAACGGAAATGGAACTCATTGAGCTCTCTCAGCAGATCAACATGAACC AGGGCGGCCACGTAGATTTTGATGACTTTGTGGAACTGATGGGACCAAAGCTTCTGGCAGAGACGGCAGACATGATTGGGGTCAAGGAGCTACGCGATGCCTTCAGGGAG TTCGATACAAACGGTGATGGAGAGATCAGCACCAATGAACTACGAGAAGCAATGAAGAAGCTGCTTGGGCAGCAAGTGGGGCACCGGGACATAGAAGATATAATAAGGGACGTCGACCTGAATGGAGACGGACGAGTGGATTTTGAag AGTTTGTCAGGATGATGTCCCGCTGA